A part of Candidatus Stoquefichus sp. SB1 genomic DNA contains:
- a CDS encoding AraC family transcriptional regulator — protein MNYQKALEQAILYIENHLQEDIKVEDVAHFVGYSYFHLNRQFNAIIGESVGNYIKKRRLANAAHQLLYTDNKIIDIAMENNFESAEAFSRAFKFAYKVSPLNYRKNRIHTFVSSKECLNHYFMNHLLNHVTVHPRIVEIPEIKVMGLREETELKPERIKELWEKLAIMKKEFPSLPSHHRQFGIYESYQEDIHYIANEDMKCYEVVGIEVEFFDNVKPPFVRKVIPGGKYAVFTHHGSLETLSQTIDYIWGTWLLTTKEEIDFRETFELQDERFLGYHHPESEMDIYIPIR, from the coding sequence ATGAATTATCAAAAAGCATTAGAACAAGCTATTCTTTATATTGAAAATCATTTACAAGAAGACATAAAAGTAGAAGACGTTGCTCACTTTGTCGGTTATTCTTACTTTCACTTAAATAGACAGTTCAATGCTATTATTGGTGAAAGTGTTGGTAACTATATTAAGAAACGTCGTTTAGCAAATGCTGCCCATCAACTGCTCTATACAGATAACAAAATCATTGATATTGCAATGGAAAATAACTTTGAATCTGCTGAAGCATTTAGCCGTGCTTTTAAATTTGCATATAAAGTCAGTCCTCTTAACTATCGTAAAAATCGCATACATACTTTTGTATCAAGTAAAGAATGTTTAAATCATTATTTCATGAATCACTTACTCAATCATGTAACAGTTCATCCTCGAATTGTAGAAATACCAGAAATAAAAGTCATGGGATTACGAGAAGAGACAGAATTAAAACCTGAAAGAATTAAAGAATTATGGGAAAAGTTAGCTATTATGAAAAAGGAGTTTCCGAGTTTACCTTCACATCACCGTCAATTTGGCATTTATGAGTCTTATCAGGAAGATATCCATTATATCGCTAATGAAGATATGAAATGTTATGAAGTCGTTGGTATAGAAGTTGAATTCTTTGATAATGTAAAACCTCCTTTTGTAAGAAAAGTAATACCAGGAGGAAAGTATGCTGTTTTTACACATCATGGAAGCTTAGAAACACTCTCCCAAACAATTGACTATATTTGGGGAACATGGCTTCTCACTACGAAAGAAGAAATTGATTTTAGAGAAACGTTTGAACTGCAAGATGAACGGTTCTTAGGATATCATCATCCTGAATCTGAAATGGACATATATATTCCTATTCGATAA
- a CDS encoding DUF3298 and DUF4163 domain-containing protein — MDGLTCMKRFEIHEDYYYAGIKVVSCSLFYPQLTGHNPALDTLNNQYYLQAIKKKDYCTHVLYPNAVQAFLQGSKAFPYEMIVTITLTLQTNEILSFYQQEYLYTGGANGQTTRIGQTINTFTGQIKHLCDFLMDKKNCETCVKNNIIKQIKTSDDPSLYFDNYPSLIEETFHPQNFYLTSEGVVVFFALYDIAPHSTGIPTFLIPYSQC, encoded by the coding sequence ATGGATGGATTAACTTGTATGAAACGATTTGAAATTCATGAAGATTATTATTATGCAGGAATTAAGGTGGTATCATGTTCTCTTTTTTATCCTCAATTGACTGGACATAATCCGGCACTAGATACTCTTAATAATCAATATTATTTACAAGCAATCAAGAAAAAAGACTATTGTACGCATGTCTTATACCCTAATGCAGTTCAAGCTTTTTTACAAGGTTCAAAAGCATTTCCTTATGAGATGATAGTGACAATAACATTGACATTGCAAACAAATGAAATTTTAAGTTTTTATCAACAGGAATATCTATATACAGGCGGTGCTAATGGTCAAACAACAAGAATTGGTCAAACAATCAATACATTCACTGGTCAAATCAAACATTTATGTGACTTTCTGATGGATAAAAAGAATTGTGAAACTTGTGTTAAAAATAACATCATTAAACAAATAAAAACAAGTGATGATCCAAGTCTCTATTTTGATAATTATCCTAGTTTGATTGAAGAGACTTTTCACCCACAGAACTTTTATTTAACAAGTGAAGGAGTCGTTGTTTTCTTTGCCTTATATGATATTGCCCCACATTCTACAGGCATCCCAACATTTCTTATACCTTACTCACAATGTTAA
- a CDS encoding C45 family autoproteolytic acyltransferase/hydolase: MLTIQTRTLNLSGSHYEIGYQLGKMVADNEHLKAKYVVKTTVDRKQMKETNDLLDQWCPGLTEELQGFAMALGVKLESLFFYNMTCYVPHCSHIALLSHKTDENQPILARNYEFSNELEDFCLMRTEVEGKYTHIGTSMLQFGRDDGFNEHGLAVTISSCGLPVANLPHMQKPQFNGLQYWIVVRALLENCKNVEEALAYLKDMPIVFNMNMILLDKTDHGALVQTMNGHIAFRQIDSGSHEQMLHATNHTVLPEFVHLEKQAFSHSIGRYQYIKNELGDKTHITKSQLKDMLLTKYPQGLCFHNYAESFGTTKSMIISPRNGTIEICWGGRAENTWNIYNIFQPIPSGTKEIQIEFDQIEKGLFDWQSR; this comes from the coding sequence ATGTTAACAATACAAACACGTACATTAAATTTAAGTGGAAGTCACTATGAAATTGGTTATCAATTAGGAAAGATGGTTGCTGATAATGAACATTTAAAAGCAAAATATGTAGTCAAAACAACTGTCGATAGGAAGCAGATGAAAGAGACCAATGATTTACTGGATCAATGGTGTCCAGGTCTTACTGAAGAATTACAAGGATTTGCTATGGCATTAGGAGTGAAATTAGAATCTTTATTTTTCTATAATATGACATGTTATGTCCCACATTGCAGTCACATTGCACTCCTTTCACATAAGACTGATGAAAATCAACCCATACTTGCACGTAACTATGAATTCTCTAATGAATTAGAAGATTTTTGTCTGATGAGAACTGAAGTTGAAGGGAAGTATACACATATAGGGACATCTATGTTACAATTTGGACGTGATGATGGCTTTAATGAACATGGACTTGCAGTGACAATCAGTTCATGTGGTTTACCAGTTGCCAATTTGCCACATATGCAAAAACCTCAGTTTAATGGATTACAGTACTGGATTGTTGTACGAGCACTTTTAGAAAATTGTAAAAATGTTGAAGAAGCATTGGCTTATTTAAAAGATATGCCTATTGTCTTTAATATGAATATGATTTTATTAGATAAAACAGATCATGGAGCACTTGTCCAAACGATGAATGGACATATTGCTTTTCGCCAAATTGATTCTGGAAGTCATGAACAAATGCTACATGCAACAAATCATACAGTATTACCAGAATTTGTGCATTTAGAAAAACAAGCTTTTTCGCACAGTATAGGACGATATCAGTATATAAAAAACGAATTAGGGGATAAGACACATATCACAAAATCTCAATTAAAAGATATGTTACTCACAAAATATCCTCAAGGTCTTTGTTTTCATAATTATGCTGAAAGTTTTGGAACAACCAAAAGTATGATTATCTCTCCACGTAATGGGACTATTGAAATATGTTGGGGAGGACGAGCAGAAAACACTTGGAATATATATAATATTTTTCAGCCTATTCCTTCTGGTACCAAGGAGATTCAAATTGAATTTGATCAGATAGAAAAAGGATTGTTTGATTGGCAATCACGATAG
- a CDS encoding helix-turn-helix domain-containing protein has translation MKNKHLNQHDRIIIENSLNINLSFKAIALKVDKDCTTISKEIRHNMVLRDISCYGRIFNNCIHRGTCQKNLSVIPANSKSLSYADHANSAEMTVIIILCSILLSF, from the coding sequence ATGAAAAACAAACATTTAAACCAGCATGATAGAATTATCATTGAAAACAGCTTAAACATTAACCTTTCCTTTAAGGCTATTGCCCTAAAAGTCGATAAGGACTGTACTACCATATCCAAAGAAATTCGTCATAATATGGTTCTGCGTGATATTTCCTGTTACGGTCGTATCTTCAACAACTGCATCCATCGTGGTACCTGTCAAAAAAATTTGTCTGTGATTCCTGCAAACTCAAAAAGCCTAAGCTATGCAGATCATGCAAATTCTGCAGAAATGACTGTGATAATAATACTATGTTCGATTCTCTTGTCATTTTAG
- a CDS encoding diaminopimelate dehydrogenase has product MIKIGIVGYGNLGRGVECAVHHSQDMELAGVFTRRNPETVKTHTDVPVYDMEKLYDMQGEIDVLVLCGGSANDLPKQTVELAQYFNVVDSFDTHAKIPEHFSNVNQSSEKGKHISIISVGWDPGLFSLNRLYGQAILPHGNDYTFWGKGVSQGHSDAIRRIEGVKDARQYTIPVDAALESVRNGENPTLTTREKHTRECFVVAEEGADLKVIEETIKTMPNYFADYDTTVHFISEEELMRDHQGIPHGGVVLRSGTTGFDYENKHVIEYKLTLDSNPEFTSSVLVAYARAAYHLHQEGQCGCKTVFDIAPAYLHVESGEELRKKLL; this is encoded by the coding sequence ATGATTAAAATTGGAATTGTAGGTTATGGTAACCTTGGACGTGGTGTGGAATGTGCAGTTCACCATAGTCAAGATATGGAACTAGCAGGTGTTTTTACAAGAAGAAATCCTGAAACAGTCAAGACACATACAGATGTGCCAGTTTATGATATGGAAAAACTTTATGATATGCAAGGGGAGATTGATGTTCTTGTATTATGTGGTGGAAGTGCAAATGATTTACCTAAACAAACAGTGGAATTAGCTCAATATTTTAATGTTGTAGATAGTTTTGATACCCATGCGAAAATCCCTGAACATTTTTCAAATGTCAATCAGTCAAGTGAAAAAGGAAAACATATTAGTATTATTTCTGTTGGTTGGGATCCAGGTTTATTTTCATTAAATCGTTTATATGGACAAGCGATTTTACCACATGGTAACGATTATACATTCTGGGGAAAAGGTGTTAGTCAAGGACATTCTGATGCGATAAGAAGAATTGAAGGTGTTAAAGATGCAAGACAATATACCATTCCTGTCGATGCAGCATTGGAAAGTGTTCGTAATGGTGAAAATCCAACTTTAACAACACGAGAAAAACATACACGTGAATGTTTTGTTGTGGCAGAAGAAGGGGCAGATTTAAAAGTCATTGAAGAAACTATTAAAACAATGCCAAACTATTTTGCTGATTATGACACAACAGTTCATTTTATTAGTGAAGAAGAATTAATGAGAGATCATCAAGGAATTCCTCATGGTGGTGTTGTTTTAAGAAGTGGAACAACAGGATTTGATTATGAAAACAAACATGTTATTGAATATAAATTAACATTAGATTCAAATCCAGAATTTACATCTAGTGTGTTGGTTGCTTATGCAAGAGCTGCTTATCACCTGCATCAAGAAGGACAATGTGGCTGCAAGACAGTCTTTGATATTGCACCTGCTTATTTGCATGTTGAATCTGGCGAAGAATTACGTAAAAAGTTATTATAA
- a CDS encoding helix-turn-helix transcriptional regulator — protein MKDNRYFQMIYLLLQKGHMTAPELAEHFEVSVRTIYRDIDILSLAGIPVYAAQGKGGGIFIQENFVLNKSILSEEEQKQILMALQGIRIIEEGDTDALLAKLSSVFQKQNTNWFEFDFSSWTKSGARKEVFHILQSAIFKNKKVSFQYYNGKGECIKRVVEPLKLVFKSYDWYLYGYCSIRNDYRFFKLIRIRDLEMTDDEFIRNIPNEIFIRTEKFEMEMIQVTLLFDKSMSVQVYEKFDDEVTKNQDGSLLVETLMPNNELLFSYILSCGDNVEVISPQSVRNIISERAKKIQEKYRT, from the coding sequence ATGAAAGATAATAGATATTTTCAAATGATTTATCTTTTGCTACAAAAAGGTCATATGACTGCACCAGAATTGGCTGAACATTTTGAGGTATCCGTGAGAACTATTTATAGAGACATTGATATATTAAGTTTAGCAGGAATACCAGTATATGCTGCACAAGGCAAAGGTGGTGGAATATTTATTCAAGAAAATTTTGTACTTAATAAATCTATTCTAAGTGAAGAAGAACAGAAACAAATCTTGATGGCTTTACAAGGAATCAGAATTATAGAAGAAGGGGATACAGATGCTCTTTTAGCAAAACTTAGTAGTGTGTTTCAAAAACAAAATACAAATTGGTTTGAATTTGATTTTTCAAGTTGGACAAAAAGTGGTGCAAGAAAAGAAGTTTTTCATATATTACAAAGTGCAATCTTTAAAAATAAAAAAGTATCATTTCAATATTATAATGGGAAAGGAGAATGTATTAAGCGTGTGGTTGAACCGCTTAAACTTGTTTTCAAGTCTTATGATTGGTATTTGTATGGATATTGTTCTATACGAAATGACTATCGTTTTTTCAAGTTAATCCGTATTCGCGATTTAGAGATGACAGATGATGAATTTATACGTAATATACCAAATGAGATTTTTATAAGAACAGAAAAATTTGAAATGGAAATGATTCAAGTTACACTTTTATTTGATAAAAGTATGTCAGTTCAGGTTTACGAGAAGTTTGATGATGAAGTCACTAAAAATCAAGACGGAAGTTTATTAGTGGAAACACTTATGCCCAATAATGAACTGTTATTTAGTTATATTCTTTCTTGTGGTGATAACGTAGAAGTCATTTCCCCACAAAGTGTTCGTAATATTATATCTGAAAGAGCTAAGAAAATCCAAGAAAAATATAGAACATGA
- a CDS encoding cysteine hydrolase family protein, translating into MEKALVVIDIQNDITKNYKEIIDNINKSIDWAVKNNIHVVYIRHYNLSAGTRTFKPNTFGSELVSDLKIVSDNIFIKSKGNALTSEEFKGFITKNQICEFYITGADAVACVKSTTYNLRKADYKVNVLSDCITSYDKKKINEMLHYYESKGCKLMSLNDLINL; encoded by the coding sequence ATGGAAAAAGCATTAGTAGTCATAGATATTCAAAATGATATCACAAAGAATTATAAGGAAATTATTGATAATATTAATAAATCAATAGATTGGGCAGTTAAAAATAATATTCATGTTGTTTACATAAGACATTATAATTTATCAGCAGGAACAAGAACTTTTAAACCTAATACATTTGGATCTGAATTGGTTTCTGATTTAAAAATAGTATCAGATAATATTTTTATAAAATCTAAAGGAAATGCATTAACGAGTGAGGAGTTTAAAGGATTTATAACTAAAAATCAAATATGTGAATTTTATATTACAGGAGCAGATGCTGTTGCTTGTGTGAAATCAACGACTTATAATTTACGTAAGGCAGATTATAAAGTGAACGTCTTATCTGATTGTATTACAAGTTATGATAAAAAGAAGATTAATGAAATGCTTCACTATTATGAAAGTAAAGGATGTAAACTTATGAGTTTAAATGATTTGATAAATTTATAA
- a CDS encoding Fic family protein, whose product MKEYKPPYSITEDMLNLVSSISEKMGKIDVYHNLDAKPHLRRNNRIKSIHSSLKIEANSLSIGEVKDVIDGRIVFGAKREIQEVKNAYEAYNMIRKLDPFSLKDLKRIHGIMEKFLEEKAGEFRHGEEGVFNGDECIFVAPPPHLVPGLMTDLFSWMKKNKKKVHPLIMSAVFHYEFVFIHPFSDGNGRTARLWHTAILAQWNSLFEYIPIESQIEKFQSEYYKVIAECHVNGQSNLFIEFMLKQINIILDEIIIQIRKPDDILSEYTKKLLDVMDFGVPYSTIALMKLLGIKSRETFRKNYLDPALKLEMVIRTIPDKPNSKNQRYIKK is encoded by the coding sequence ATGAAAGAATATAAACCACCCTATTCAATAACAGAAGATATGCTAAACTTAGTTTCTTCTATATCTGAAAAAATGGGTAAAATTGATGTATATCATAATTTAGATGCAAAGCCACATTTAAGAAGAAACAACCGAATTAAGTCAATCCATTCATCCTTAAAAATAGAAGCAAATTCATTATCAATAGGTGAAGTAAAAGATGTTATTGATGGTAGAATTGTTTTTGGGGCAAAGCGAGAAATTCAGGAAGTAAAAAATGCATACGAAGCTTATAATATGATACGAAAGTTAGATCCATTCAGTTTAAAAGATTTGAAAAGAATTCATGGGATAATGGAAAAATTCTTAGAAGAAAAAGCTGGTGAATTTCGACATGGAGAAGAAGGAGTATTTAATGGAGATGAATGCATTTTTGTAGCACCACCACCTCATCTTGTCCCAGGACTTATGACAGATTTATTTTCATGGATGAAAAAAAATAAAAAGAAAGTTCATCCTCTGATTATGAGTGCAGTGTTTCACTATGAATTTGTATTTATTCATCCTTTTTCAGACGGAAATGGAAGAACAGCGAGATTATGGCATACAGCTATTTTAGCTCAATGGAATTCACTATTTGAATATATACCAATTGAGAGTCAAATTGAGAAATTTCAAAGTGAATATTATAAAGTTATTGCAGAGTGTCATGTAAATGGTCAGTCCAATCTATTCATTGAATTTATGTTAAAACAAATTAATATAATCTTAGATGAAATTATTATTCAGATTCGTAAACCAGATGATATATTATCTGAATATACAAAAAAGTTACTTGATGTTATGGATTTTGGAGTACCATACAGTACAATTGCACTTATGAAATTATTAGGTATTAAATCTAGAGAGACTTTTCGTAAAAACTATCTTGACCCTGCACTGAAATTGGAAATGGTTATACGAACAATTCCAGATAAACCAAATAGTAAAAACCAGAGATATATTAAAAAATAA
- a CDS encoding coenzyme F420-0:L-glutamate ligase, giving the protein MDRRVGTISRGIRCPIIREGDDLCKIVVDSVMEAAYSEGFGLRDQDVISLTESIVARAQGNYASIQDIADDVKAKLGGETIGVIFPIMSRNRFAICLKGIAMGAKKVVLMLSYPSDEVGNALLTYDQLDDAGINPYSDVLTLEKYRELFGENKHEFTGVDYVQYYSDIITEAGAEVEIIFANRAQEIVKYTDCVLTCDIHTRARTKRLLKEAGAKAVCGLDDILTASVNGSGYNEKYGLLGSNKSTEDKIKLFPRECQDLVENIQKEILQLTDKHVEVMVYGDGAFKDPQGKIWELADPVVSPAYTKGLIGTPNELKLKYLADNDFKDLSGKELRDAIAKSIKEKEDNLVGNMASQGTTPRQLTDLIGSLCDLTSGSGDKGTPIVLVQGYFDNFTD; this is encoded by the coding sequence ATGGATAGAAGAGTAGGAACTATTTCAAGAGGAATTCGTTGTCCAATCATTAGAGAAGGAGACGACTTATGTAAAATTGTTGTAGACAGTGTTATGGAAGCAGCATATAGTGAAGGTTTTGGTTTAAGAGATCAAGATGTTATTTCTTTAACAGAATCAATTGTTGCAAGAGCACAAGGAAATTATGCATCAATTCAAGATATTGCTGATGATGTGAAAGCAAAATTAGGTGGAGAAACAATAGGGGTTATTTTCCCAATTATGTCACGTAACCGTTTTGCGATTTGCTTAAAAGGAATTGCTATGGGGGCTAAAAAAGTTGTATTGATGTTAAGTTATCCTAGCGATGAAGTAGGAAATGCATTATTAACTTATGATCAATTAGATGATGCTGGAATCAATCCTTATAGTGATGTTTTAACATTAGAGAAATATCGTGAATTGTTTGGCGAAAACAAACATGAATTTACAGGTGTTGACTATGTACAATATTATTCAGATATTATTACTGAAGCCGGTGCAGAAGTAGAAATTATTTTTGCTAATCGTGCACAAGAAATTGTCAAATATACTGATTGTGTCTTAACTTGTGATATACATACACGTGCAAGAACAAAACGTCTATTAAAAGAAGCAGGAGCAAAAGCTGTATGTGGTTTAGATGATATCTTAACTGCATCTGTTAATGGAAGTGGATATAATGAAAAATATGGTTTATTAGGTTCTAATAAATCTACTGAAGATAAGATTAAATTATTCCCAAGAGAATGTCAGGACTTGGTTGAAAATATTCAAAAAGAAATTTTACAATTAACGGATAAACATGTTGAAGTTATGGTCTATGGTGACGGGGCTTTTAAAGATCCTCAAGGAAAGATTTGGGAATTAGCTGATCCTGTTGTTTCACCTGCTTATACAAAAGGATTAATTGGAACACCTAATGAATTAAAATTAAAATATTTAGCTGATAATGATTTTAAGGATTTAAGTGGTAAAGAATTAAGAGATGCTATTGCAAAGAGTATTAAAGAAAAAGAAGATAATTTGGTTGGAAATATGGCCTCTCAAGGAACAACACCAAGACAATTAACTGATTTGATTGGTTCATTATGTGATTTGACAAGTGGTTCTGGTGATAAAGGAACGCCAATTGTATTGGTTCAAGGTTATTTTGATAATTTCACAGATTAA
- a CDS encoding YdeI/OmpD-associated family protein, whose product MSKPLYFQTREDFRKWLSQNCQSHEGVWLLFFKTKEQQTLKASEALEEALCYGWIDGLMKKIDDDSYKKYFAARQPHSKWSLKNKELAESLEQKGIMTDFGRIKIEEAKKNGQWNLATRPSAVTEKQINEVVELLKKSQLAYTNFLNMSLSVQKTYTRAYFDAKTDAGRAKRLTWMLERLEKNLKPM is encoded by the coding sequence ATGAGTAAACCATTATATTTTCAAACACGTGAAGATTTTAGAAAGTGGTTATCTCAGAATTGCCAATCACATGAAGGGGTATGGTTATTGTTTTTTAAAACCAAAGAACAACAAACATTAAAAGCTAGTGAGGCTTTGGAAGAAGCCCTCTGTTATGGCTGGATTGATGGATTAATGAAGAAAATTGATGATGATTCTTATAAAAAATATTTTGCAGCACGTCAACCTCACAGCAAGTGGTCTTTAAAAAATAAGGAACTTGCTGAGAGTTTAGAACAAAAAGGAATCATGACTGATTTTGGAAGAATAAAAATTGAGGAAGCAAAGAAAAATGGTCAGTGGAATCTTGCAACAAGACCATCAGCTGTTACAGAAAAACAAATAAATGAAGTCGTAGAATTACTTAAGAAAAGTCAATTGGCATATACCAATTTTTTAAACATGTCTTTATCTGTTCAAAAGACTTATACAAGAGCATACTTTGATGCAAAAACTGATGCTGGTCGTGCTAAGCGTTTAACTTGGATGCTAGAACGTTTAGAAAAGAACTTAAAACCTATGTAA
- the guaA gene encoding glutamine-hydrolyzing GMP synthase: MKQDMIVILDLGSHENTTVARCIRDLGVYSEIKPHDITVDELNALANVKGVIINGGPNNVIDGQEIDVVSELYTAGYPILAFEHKLAQVDNRTYPANEDELKDILSDFVFNECHAQKNWNMKNFINDQVEIIRNQVGDKKVLLALSGGVDSSVVAALLVKAIGKQLYCVHVNHGLMRKGESEDVVEVFQNQLDANLVYVDATERFLTKLENVDDPEQKRKIIGAEFIRVFEEEARKLDGIEFLAQGTIYPDIIESGTKTAKMVKSHHNVGGLPEDLQFELVEPLFQLFKDEVRACGVELGLPYEMVYRQPFPGPGLGVRCLGAITRDRLEAVRESDAILRDEFAKAGLDKKVWQYFTVVPDFKSVGVKNNARSYDYPVIIRAVNTVDAMTATVEQIDWPILMKITNRILAEVPNVNRVCYDMSPKPCATIEWE, translated from the coding sequence ATGAAACAAGATATGATTGTCATTTTAGATTTAGGTAGTCACGAAAATACAACAGTTGCACGTTGTATTAGAGATTTAGGTGTTTATAGTGAAATTAAACCACATGATATCACTGTTGATGAATTAAATGCTTTAGCAAATGTAAAAGGTGTTATTATTAATGGTGGTCCAAATAATGTTATTGATGGACAAGAAATTGATGTGGTTAGTGAATTATATACTGCTGGATATCCAATTCTTGCATTTGAACATAAGTTGGCTCAAGTCGATAATAGAACATATCCTGCTAATGAAGATGAGTTAAAAGATATTTTATCTGATTTTGTTTTCAATGAATGCCATGCTCAAAAGAATTGGAATATGAAAAACTTTATTAATGATCAAGTTGAGATTATTAGAAATCAAGTTGGTGATAAAAAAGTTTTACTTGCTTTATCAGGTGGAGTTGATTCATCAGTTGTTGCTGCTTTATTAGTGAAAGCAATTGGTAAACAATTATATTGTGTACATGTGAATCATGGTTTAATGCGTAAGGGTGAATCTGAAGATGTTGTGGAAGTTTTCCAAAATCAATTAGATGCAAACTTGGTATATGTTGATGCAACAGAACGTTTCTTAACAAAGTTAGAAAATGTTGATGATCCTGAACAAAAACGTAAGATTATTGGTGCTGAATTTATTCGTGTTTTTGAAGAAGAAGCGAGAAAATTAGATGGTATTGAGTTCTTAGCTCAAGGAACTATCTATCCTGATATCATTGAATCTGGAACAAAGACTGCTAAGATGGTAAAATCACATCACAATGTTGGTGGACTACCAGAAGATTTACAATTTGAATTGGTTGAACCTTTATTCCAATTATTCAAAGATGAAGTTCGTGCTTGTGGTGTTGAACTTGGTTTACCATATGAAATGGTTTATAGACAACCATTCCCAGGTCCAGGACTTGGTGTACGTTGCTTAGGTGCAATCACAAGGGATCGTTTAGAAGCAGTAAGAGAAAGTGATGCTATTTTAAGAGATGAATTTGCGAAAGCAGGTTTAGATAAAAAAGTATGGCAATATTTCACAGTTGTCCCTGATTTTAAATCAGTTGGTGTAAAAAATAATGCCCGTAGTTATGATTATCCAGTTATTATTCGTGCAGTTAATACTGTGGATGCAATGACTGCAACTGTTGAACAAATTGATTGGCCTATCTTAATGAAGATTACTAATCGTATTTTGGCTGAAGTGCCTAATGTCAATCGTGTATGTTATGACATGTCACCTAAACCATGTGCGACAATTGAATGGGAATAG